A window from Brachionichthys hirsutus isolate HB-005 chromosome 4, CSIRO-AGI_Bhir_v1, whole genome shotgun sequence encodes these proteins:
- the fam151b gene encoding protein FAM151B, with translation MSDQTLDYFLSRKQIRRKDAADVRWSHAVNSRRRLAEALSGSAHMIEADIIMGRCDPEEPIMAHPPDTDSDITLKEWLVGMTARDKGMKLDFKSLEAVSPAVALLTDALAEPRCPVWINADILAGPGGKARPVEPEAFLSAVRSLPTQTVLSLGWTTGWTPGTHNPGYSWDLVHAMEDTCRTLQHPVSFPVRAALLAQSFSQMAWLLQQSERYTLTVWTHPNDGFTLEDLLPYRKAFGRSRIYYDLPDSVWTELRTTSPDS, from the exons ATGTCCGACCAGACGCTGGACTATTTCTTGAGTCGGAAGCAGATCAGGAGGAAAGACGCTGCTGACGTCAGATGGTCTCACGCCGtcaacagcaggaggaggctgGCGGAGGCGCTCTCAG GTTCCGCTCATATGATCGAGGCCGACATCATCATGGGACGTTGTGACCCTGAGGAGCCAATCATGGCGCACCCCCCTGACACGGACAGTGACATCACGCTTAAGGAGTGGCTGGTGGGGATGACGGCGCGGGATAAGGGGATGAAGTTGGACTTTAAGAG CCTGGAGGCGGTTTCTCCGGCTGTAGCTCTCCTGACCGATGCGCTGGCTGAGCCCAGATGTCCCGTGTGGATCAACGCCGATATCCTGGCTGGTCCTGGCGGAAAGGCCCGGCCCGTGGAGCCCGAGGCGTTCCTCTCCGCTGTCCGAAGTCTTCCCACCCAAACTGTGCTGTCCCTGGGCTGGACCACAGGATGGACCCCTGGGACGCATAACCCAG GCTACAGCTGGGATCTGGTGCATGCGATGGAGGACACGTGTCGGACCCTTCAGCACCCGGTCTCCTTTCCGGTCCGTGCAGCCCTCCTGGCCCAGTCCTTCTCTCAAATGGCgtggctgctgcagcagtcaGAAAG GTACACGCTGACAGTGTGGACGCATCCAAACGATGGATTCACGCTGGAGGACTTGCTTCCCTACAGGAAGGCCTTTGGGAGGAGCAGGATCTACTACGACCTTCCAGACTCTGTGTGGACGGAGCTCCGGACGACGTCTCCCGACTCCTGA
- the LOC137918006 gene encoding soluble lamin-associated protein of 75 kDa-like — MKFPVDLLADVSQAELQRLAHIYMNDLLYKNPDSPERLALPGSPEVSINITSVGFLPLYGSSDEHRILALFSPSDPLTAVALYLLDQWWTVEDILRTADPARDGALEVETTGERIVLYILNRVIYRTKEMSSDELPFLCHGENDHAKILWNDGEAVGFYSVKPSGSLCSASSDRRYQLPVMDSVFVRTCHRGKGFGVWMLEDFVLTYKDYYLGLKYPLSKSMYKVCDKYLRQYPGDADLLWEVESVGGPKQRTSISRKLQAMNLKSKSLTFTGDSVITEVTENKMEDIATQIGEPVSVDGTVEEVPALRMSKESCEAMASLLPLLSMLLGFLSVAQSQLRVFDLRATGLPADVFGTVKPDGYVKVFCGASTLGITSIRHNEVNPWWGEEFSNFSAQENDILRLEVHDSDLVFDDLLGVCQRQIKPGTNEHDCFLQEGGTIHYSYTLG; from the exons ATGAAGTTCCCCGTGGATCTCCTGGCAGATGTTAGccaggcagagctgcagcgctTGGCCCACATCTACATGAATGACCTCCTTTACAAGAATCCCGATTCACCCGAACGCCTCGCGCTGCCTGGTTCTCCCGAG GTCAGCATAAATATTACCAGCGTGGGCTTCCTCCCTCTCTATGGATCCAGTGATGAACACAGGATCCTGGCCCTGTTCTCCCCCAGCGACCCACTGACTGCTGTAGCTCTTTACCTGTTGGACCAGTGGTGGACAGTCGAAGACATTCTCAGGACTGCAGACCCAGCTCGAGATGGAGCTCTGGAG GTGGAGACGACCGGAGAGAGAATAGTTTTATACATCCTTAATCGTGTCATCTATAGAACCAAGGAAATGAGCTCTGATGAGCTTCCCTTTCTCTGCCATGGAGAAAATGATCATGCAAAAATCCTCTGGAATGATGGAGAGGCCGTTGGATTCTACTCTGTCAAACCCTCAG GCAGCCTCTGCAGCGCTTCCTCAGACCGACGCTACCAGCTTCCTGTGATGGACTCGGTGTTTGTTCGCACATGTCATCGGGGTAAAGGCTTTGGCGTCTGGATGCTGGAGGACTTTGTCCTCACTTACAAGGATTACTACCTGGGGTTGAAGTACCCCCTCTCCAAATCCATGTATAAAG TGTGTGACAAGTACTTGCGCCAGTACCCAGGAGACGCAGACCTGCTGTGGGAGGTGGAGAGCGTAGGTGGACCCAAGCAGAGGACCAGCATTTCTAGAAAACTCCAGGCCATGAATCTGA AGTCCAAGAGTCTCACGTTCACAGGGGATTCAGTGATCACTGAGGTGACTGAAAACAAAATGGAGGACATCGCCACACAAATAGGAGAGCCTGTGTCTGTGGACGGCACAGTG GAGGAAGTGCCTGCCCTGAGAATGAGCAAAG AGTCCTGTGAAGCCATGgcctcccttcttcctctcctctcgatGCTTCTGGGTTTCCTGAGTGTGGCTCAGTCTCAGTTGAGGGTGTTTGACCTGCGGGCCACGGGTCTTCCCGCTGACGTATTTGGAACGGTTAAACCAGACGGTTACGTGAAGGTGTTTTGTGGTGCATCTACTCTGGGTATTACATCCATCCGTCACAATGAAGTCAACCCATGGTGGGGAGAAGAGTTCTCCAACTTCAGCGCTCAAGAGAACGACATACTGAGGCTCGAAGTTCATGACAGTGACCTTGTCTTCGATGACCTGCTGGGAGTCTGCCAGAGACAGATCAAGCCAGGAACCAATGAGCATGACTGCTTCCTGCAGGAAGGCGGGACCATCCATTATTCCTACACCCTTGGTTGA